A genome region from Solanum pennellii chromosome 12, SPENNV200 includes the following:
- the LOC107007652 gene encoding uncharacterized protein LOC107007652, whose product MGIWDFISSGAESVKRNTPDLATPVTKVCKGTYYNSATAVKMIDNVVRVNGVQKLGQYIYMPDEEGRAKIVSFSTKFAKNASVYAIKESAKIFLPGGKAVSQIYSQTVREMEGESKNNQNAPCNKEITSNSSKVATSIGPLGLLNGEEMLENRELQLSSENKAQVDSFAHQTPEDVLRVFMMKEFIGSRYLDNLLVPDHPHNRRKRN is encoded by the exons ATGGGAATTTGGGACTTCATAAGCTCCGGCGCAGAATCGGTGAAACGGAACACACCGGATCTAGCAACTCCGGTGACGAAGGTATGCAAAGGTACCTATTATAACAGTGCGACCGCCGTTAAAATGATCGACAACGTCGTTCGAGTTAACGGCGTGCAGAAGCTGGGTCAGTACATTTACATGCCTGATGAAGAAGGCAGGGCTAAAATCGTCAGTTTCAGTACAAAATTCGCCAAAAATGCTTCTGTTTATGCAATCAAAGAATCAGCCAAGATCTTCCTTCCTG GTGGAAAAGCAGTCTCCCAAATTTACTCTCAAACAGTTCGGGAAATGGAAGgcgagtctaaaaataatcaaaacgCACCATGCAACAAGGAAATAACTAGCAATTCGAGTAAGGTTGCCACTAGTATTGGTCCTCTGGGATTGCTCAATGGGGAAGAGATGCTGGAAAACAGAGAACTGCAGTTAAGTTCTGAAAATAAAGCTCAGGTTGATTCATTTGCTCATCAAACACCTGAAGATGTTCTACGAGTTTTCATGATGAAGGAATTTATTGGCTCTCGTTATCTGGACAATTTGCTGGTTCCTGATCATCCACACAACAGAAGAAAGCGTAATTGA
- the LOC107007653 gene encoding uncharacterized protein LOC107007653 → MGIIQQFRAVAGKLFNRRGQQKPSDAYASEGEYSGGVSSPVTKTSSPVKYDGTQSDEYVFYPDGREKISDILCKLRKFAIVSAVDESLKTVAGGSKSIKEGSKDKSPSRPRLDKQDFTVMMEEMQAKMEKLQDDMNNMKQQNEVSAKCTKGLDSFEFSDEPIKSSTPTKSKSKKVLIRSRM, encoded by the exons ATGGGCATTATTCAACAATTCCGAGCAGTCGCCGGGAAACTTTTCAACCGGAGAGGTCAACAGAAACCGTCAGATGCATATGCTTCAGAAGGTGAGTACAGTGGTGGCGTTTCATCGCCGGTGACCAAAACCAGCAGCCCGGTCAAGTATGACGGAACTCAATCTGATGAGTACGTTTTTTACCCGGATGGACGGGAGAAGATTAGCGACATTCTGTGCAAGCTCCGTAAATTCGCTATTGTCTCTGCCGTTGACGAATCTCTCAAAACTGTAGCCG GTGGGAGTAAAAGCATTAAGGAAGGATCGAAGGATAAATCGCCTTCACGTCCTAGACTTGACAAACAAGATTTTACTGTTATGATGGAGGAGATGCAAGCAAAGATGGAGAAACTTCAGGATGACATGAACAACATGAAGCAGCAAAATGAGGTGTCAGCTAAGTGTACCAAAGGGTTAGATTCCTTCGAGTTCTCTGATGAGCCTATCAAGAGTTCAACGCCTACAAAATCTAAATCAAAAAAGGTTTTAATTCGTTCTCGAATGTAG